From Brochothrix thermosphacta DSM 20171 = FSL F6-1036, a single genomic window includes:
- a CDS encoding rhomboid family intramembrane serine protease — protein MKISVEYLFWYTTSHLVIDEGYRIIHFNEEELEVWLENQKNKQNPIIRISQRDVTWKVLVERDFEQMVNVMNQFRKELNRPKLQLTNIYLSEKPLGESGAYNYQKESKDKAILVNNYVIATDTQKEDIDKLSDVFVFGSKELLPIEAQTQMEIEKLKMNMVTHMSVNVKAPVKKTWKDQFLWTYVLIAMNALVFLAMTLMGGSTNTYVLALFGAKVNELIVAGEWWRFITPAFIHIGMTHLLMNMVSLFILGTMVEKIFGGWRFLIIYFVSGLTGVIASFVYSDSLSAGASGAIFGLFGALLYLIIKKPQIYWKTLGVNVLLLLGINLVYGFVVSSVDQYAHIGGLIGGLLAAYIVAIKGQYFDWKRWGYTLITLVIIGFFIMLGFRNVNQSTNPDTGNSVVVNYMEHGKTAEAKKVIGVMQKNNYNDNVSDFFAGNLLLKENQTTAAIVNYQAAIEKEPQFPEAYYNLALAYQAEGQLKQATSAAKKASEQSNVASYKDLYDKLRTAK, from the coding sequence GTGAAAATATCAGTAGAGTATCTTTTTTGGTATACCACATCCCATTTAGTTATTGATGAGGGCTATCGAATTATTCATTTTAATGAGGAAGAATTAGAAGTATGGCTTGAAAATCAGAAAAATAAACAAAACCCAATTATTCGAATCTCACAAAGAGACGTCACTTGGAAAGTGCTTGTTGAACGTGATTTTGAGCAAATGGTTAATGTGATGAATCAATTCCGCAAAGAATTGAATCGTCCAAAATTGCAATTGACGAATATCTATTTATCTGAAAAACCTTTAGGTGAAAGTGGCGCCTATAATTATCAGAAGGAAAGCAAAGATAAAGCGATTTTAGTAAATAACTATGTGATTGCAACGGATACACAAAAAGAAGATATCGATAAGTTAAGTGATGTTTTTGTTTTTGGAAGTAAGGAACTATTACCCATTGAAGCGCAAACACAAATGGAAATTGAAAAATTGAAAATGAACATGGTGACGCATATGAGTGTCAATGTAAAAGCGCCTGTGAAGAAAACATGGAAAGATCAATTCTTATGGACGTATGTGTTAATTGCAATGAATGCGTTAGTATTTTTAGCGATGACTTTAATGGGCGGAAGCACAAATACGTATGTATTAGCTTTGTTTGGCGCGAAAGTTAATGAATTGATTGTTGCAGGTGAATGGTGGCGTTTTATTACACCGGCGTTTATACACATTGGAATGACACATTTGTTGATGAATATGGTATCGCTCTTTATTCTAGGGACGATGGTTGAAAAAATATTTGGAGGCTGGCGCTTCCTCATCATCTATTTTGTCTCTGGTTTAACAGGTGTTATAGCAAGTTTTGTATACTCTGACAGTTTATCTGCCGGTGCAAGTGGTGCAATTTTTGGTTTGTTCGGTGCTTTGTTGTACCTTATTATTAAAAAACCACAAATTTACTGGAAAACGCTAGGTGTCAATGTATTATTACTTTTAGGTATTAACTTGGTTTACGGTTTTGTGGTCTCAAGTGTTGATCAATATGCCCATATCGGTGGTTTAATTGGTGGTTTATTAGCTGCCTATATCGTGGCGATTAAAGGCCAATACTTTGATTGGAAACGCTGGGGATATACACTAATTACCCTAGTGATTATCGGATTTTTCATCATGCTCGGGTTCCGCAATGTGAATCAAAGCACTAACCCTGACACGGGAAACTCAGTTGTAGTCAATTATATGGAACATGGTAAAACAGCTGAAGCAAAAAAAGTCATTGGCGTAATGCAAAAAAATAACTATAATGATAATGTAAGCGATTTTTTTGCGGGGAATCTATTGTTGAAAGAAAATCAAACCACAGCGGCAATTGTAAATTATCAAGCGGCAATTGAGAAAGAACCACAGTTTCCAGAAGCGTATTATAACCTTGCATTAGCCTATCAAGCAGAAGGTCAGTTAAAACAAGCGACTTCTGCAGCTAAAAAAGCAAGTGAACAAAGTAATGTCGCCTCATATAAGGATCTGTATGATAAATTGCGCACAGCCAAATAA
- a CDS encoding argininosuccinate synthase: MKEKVVLAYSGGLDTSVAIKWLQDKNYDVIAVCLNVGEGKDLDFVKEKALTVGAIKSIVLDVVDEFINDYALISLQAHTLYEGVYPLISALSRPLIAKKLVEIVEQEGAVAVAHGCTGKGNDQVRFEVSFQALAPNIKVLAPVRDWKWSREEEIEYAIQNDIPIPINLDNPYSVDQNLWGRAIECGVLEDPWATPPAGAYELTISDLEDAPDQPEIIELSFEKGVPSALNGQTFTAAEIVAQLNDIAGKHGVGQIDHIENRVVGIKSRELYEAPGAMTLITAHKALESITLIQETAHFKPTVELQLTQMIYDGLWFNPLTKALIAFIKETQENVTGTVRLKLYKGQAIVVGRKSPVSLYNENLATYTSEDTFDQDAAVGFIKLWGLSTKVNAEVQLHAKSTVHE; encoded by the coding sequence ATGAAAGAGAAGGTAGTTTTAGCTTATTCAGGCGGTTTAGATACATCGGTAGCAATTAAATGGTTACAAGATAAAAATTATGATGTCATCGCAGTTTGTTTAAATGTCGGCGAAGGGAAAGATTTAGATTTTGTAAAAGAAAAAGCATTAACAGTTGGTGCAATTAAATCAATTGTTTTGGATGTTGTTGATGAATTCATTAACGATTACGCCTTAATCTCACTGCAAGCTCACACTTTATACGAAGGCGTTTATCCTTTGATTTCTGCTTTAAGCCGTCCCTTAATTGCTAAAAAACTTGTCGAAATCGTTGAACAAGAAGGCGCTGTTGCTGTTGCTCACGGTTGTACGGGAAAAGGGAATGACCAAGTTCGTTTTGAAGTTTCTTTCCAAGCTTTGGCCCCGAATATTAAGGTATTGGCTCCTGTACGTGATTGGAAATGGTCACGTGAAGAAGAGATTGAATACGCTATTCAAAATGATATTCCCATCCCAATTAACTTAGATAATCCTTATTCTGTTGATCAAAACTTATGGGGACGCGCCATTGAATGTGGTGTTTTAGAAGATCCTTGGGCTACACCACCTGCTGGTGCCTATGAATTAACAATCTCTGATTTAGAAGATGCTCCTGACCAACCAGAAATCATTGAGCTTTCATTTGAAAAAGGGGTGCCTTCTGCTCTTAATGGCCAGACATTCACTGCAGCAGAAATCGTTGCACAACTAAATGACATTGCTGGTAAACATGGTGTTGGTCAAATTGATCACATTGAAAATCGTGTGGTAGGTATTAAATCACGTGAACTTTACGAAGCTCCGGGGGCAATGACTTTGATCACAGCACATAAAGCACTTGAATCAATTACCTTAATTCAAGAAACGGCTCACTTTAAGCCTACTGTTGAATTACAGTTAACTCAAATGATTTATGATGGTCTATGGTTCAACCCTTTAACAAAAGCTCTGATTGCTTTTATTAAAGAAACACAAGAAAACGTAACGGGAACTGTTCGTTTGAAATTATATAAAGGACAAGCCATTGTTGTCGGTCGTAAGTCACCCGTTTCACTTTATAACGAAAACCTTGCAACCTATACTTCTGAAGATACATTCGACCAAGATGCAGCTGTTGGCTTTATCAAATTATGGGGCCTTTCTACTAAAGTAAATGCCGAAGTACAACTTCACGCAAAGAGTACTGTCCATGAGTAA
- the argH gene encoding argininosuccinate lyase → MSNAKLWGGRFQATNEEWVDSFGASISFDQALVLEDIQGSLAHVKMLGATGILPEADVSLITEGLQTLMEQAKNYQLVYTVANEDIHLNIEKLLHDLIGPVAGKLHTGRSRNDQVATDMHLYLLKQVPLATELITKLQTVLIDLAEQHIHTVMPGYTHLQRAQPISFAHHLMAYFWMLERDKGRFEDSIKRIDLLPLGAGALAGTTFPIDRHLSAELLGFSKPYANSLDAVSDRDFSVEYLSNAALVMMHLSRFCEELILWSSDEFKFIELSDTFATGSSIMPQKKNPDMAELIRGKTGRVYGDLVGLLTVLKGLSLAYNKDMQEDKEGVFDTAHTLEGALTIMAGMIETMTVNVAHLEATTKQDFSNATELADYLAAKQLPFRQAHEIVGQLVLFCIQNNIYLADLSLETLQAAHPLFEADIFTVLQPETAVARRNSYGGTGFEQVKAQIHEAKALLA, encoded by the coding sequence ATGAGTAATGCTAAACTGTGGGGTGGACGTTTTCAAGCTACCAATGAGGAATGGGTCGATTCCTTTGGTGCTTCGATTTCGTTTGATCAAGCACTCGTTTTAGAAGATATTCAAGGTAGTTTAGCTCACGTTAAGATGCTTGGCGCAACAGGAATTTTGCCAGAAGCTGATGTCTCACTTATTACAGAGGGTTTACAGACTTTAATGGAACAAGCTAAAAATTATCAGTTGGTCTATACTGTCGCAAATGAAGATATTCATCTCAATATCGAAAAATTACTGCACGATTTGATTGGACCTGTTGCTGGAAAACTCCATACTGGACGTAGCCGTAACGATCAAGTTGCAACTGACATGCACCTCTATTTGCTGAAACAAGTGCCGCTTGCTACTGAATTAATTACAAAACTTCAAACGGTATTGATTGATTTAGCGGAACAGCATATTCACACTGTAATGCCAGGCTACACACATTTACAGCGTGCACAACCGATTTCATTTGCCCACCATTTGATGGCTTATTTTTGGATGTTGGAACGTGATAAAGGCCGATTTGAAGATAGTATCAAACGGATTGATTTATTGCCCTTAGGCGCAGGTGCCTTAGCTGGGACTACTTTTCCGATTGATCGCCATCTCAGTGCCGAATTACTTGGGTTTTCAAAACCGTATGCGAACAGCTTAGATGCTGTCAGTGATCGTGATTTTTCAGTGGAGTACCTGAGTAACGCGGCTCTTGTAATGATGCATCTTTCGCGTTTTTGCGAAGAACTGATTTTATGGAGTAGTGATGAATTTAAATTCATCGAGTTATCGGACACTTTCGCTACTGGTTCAAGTATTATGCCCCAAAAGAAAAATCCCGATATGGCTGAATTAATCCGTGGTAAGACGGGACGTGTATATGGTGATTTGGTGGGCTTACTAACCGTCCTAAAAGGATTATCTTTGGCATACAATAAAGATATGCAAGAGGATAAAGAAGGCGTATTTGACACTGCACATACATTAGAAGGTGCCTTAACAATTATGGCAGGTATGATTGAAACGATGACTGTTAATGTCGCGCATTTAGAAGCTACCACGAAACAGGATTTCTCTAACGCAACAGAACTGGCGGATTATTTAGCAGCGAAACAGTTACCCTTCCGTCAAGCGCACGAAATTGTGGGTCAGTTAGTGTTGTTTTGTATCCAAAATAATATTTACCTGGCTGATCTTAGTCTTGAAACGCTGCAAGCCGCGCATCCACTCTTCGAAGCGGATATCTTCACTGTCTTACAACCTGAAACAGCTGTAGCAAGACGTAATAGTTATGGTGGCACTGGATTTGAACAAGTGAAAGCTCAAATCCATGAAGCAAAAGCTTTGCTTGCTTAA
- a CDS encoding L-cystine transporter — MTITLVIINLVIAAIILGLFVLMQKKGVSFSKRVLTALGVGVLAGLALQFSYGSAGKITTMTTDWLGLVGNSYIKFLQMIAIPLIFVSIVAAFTRLQLKANVAKIGTTIIVVLVVTAAIAAAVGIGAALLFKLDASSITQGATELARAQDLQDRVASVDLTLPQKIVEFIPSNVFLDFTGARPTSTLGVVIFAMFVGIAYTTLKGKQAKEAAFFARLIDSFYAIIIRIVRMIIQLTPYGVFAIITNTTATSDLGAIAKLGTFVVASYVALIVMFIIHLAILGIAGMSPKTFLKEAMPALTFAFTSRTSAGALPLNVAAQERMGVPSGIANFSASFGLSIGQNGCAGIYPAMLAIMIAVSTGIDVTSWTFILTVIAVVAISSFGVAGVGGGATFAAIIVLSALNLPVGLAGVLISVEPLIDMGRTALNVSDSMVAGVVTSKVDGSFDPENADNEEHDAVTA, encoded by the coding sequence ATGACAATCACGTTAGTAATTATAAACTTAGTTATCGCAGCCATTATTTTGGGACTATTTGTCCTAATGCAAAAAAAAGGTGTTTCTTTTTCTAAACGTGTATTAACAGCTTTAGGAGTAGGTGTCCTAGCAGGTTTAGCACTACAATTCAGCTATGGTTCAGCCGGGAAAATAACAACGATGACAACAGATTGGTTAGGTCTTGTGGGGAATAGTTATATCAAATTCTTGCAAATGATCGCCATACCCTTAATTTTTGTATCCATTGTCGCAGCCTTTACTCGTCTACAGTTGAAAGCGAATGTCGCTAAAATTGGTACAACAATAATTGTTGTATTAGTTGTTACAGCAGCAATTGCAGCTGCAGTGGGTATTGGAGCAGCGTTATTATTTAAATTAGATGCAAGTAGTATTACGCAAGGTGCCACAGAATTAGCACGTGCACAAGATTTACAAGACCGTGTCGCTTCAGTTGACCTGACACTACCACAAAAAATTGTGGAGTTTATCCCTAGCAACGTATTCTTAGACTTTACAGGCGCACGCCCAACCTCAACATTAGGTGTCGTTATCTTCGCGATGTTTGTCGGGATTGCTTATACAACATTAAAAGGAAAACAAGCCAAAGAAGCAGCGTTTTTCGCTAGATTAATTGATTCGTTTTACGCAATCATTATTCGTATTGTGCGTATGATTATACAATTAACGCCTTATGGTGTTTTCGCCATTATTACAAATACAACCGCAACAAGTGATTTAGGCGCAATTGCTAAATTAGGAACATTCGTTGTCGCATCCTATGTGGCATTGATAGTGATGTTTATTATTCACCTCGCTATTCTTGGTATCGCAGGTATGAGTCCAAAAACATTCCTAAAAGAAGCAATGCCAGCGTTGACATTTGCCTTCACATCACGTACTTCTGCAGGTGCATTGCCGTTAAATGTTGCTGCACAAGAACGAATGGGAGTACCGAGTGGTATTGCAAACTTCTCAGCTTCATTTGGTTTGTCAATTGGTCAAAACGGTTGTGCGGGGATTTATCCAGCAATGTTAGCAATTATGATAGCCGTATCAACAGGTATAGATGTGACCTCGTGGACATTTATTCTAACAGTGATAGCTGTAGTTGCTATCAGTTCATTCGGTGTTGCTGGAGTCGGTGGTGGTGCTACGTTTGCAGCAATCATCGTTTTATCAGCATTGAATCTGCCAGTTGGTTTAGCGGGCGTTTTGATTTCTGTCGAGCCTTTAATTGATATGGGACGTACAGCATTGAATGTCAGTGATTCAATGGTAGCTGGTGTTGTCACAAGTAAAGTTGATGGCAGCTTTGATCCAGAAAATGCCGATAACGAAGAGCACGATGCTGTCACAGCATAA
- a CDS encoding DUF3916 domain-containing protein, whose product MSKIRGLKRKWLEMRNELYELSYESEDNINEIFIAQSFEYSRKINLRHKKELVNDLLEIFDRKTETGKYDYLIWFDLDDIMESSILIFKDSEEFKSFVSSKMNYDEETDNDFFLKVVDSFSSAIYEMLFDRFDKKNMHIFKGGNRSEGYDKPIMIYMKGDKNK is encoded by the coding sequence TTGTCTAAAATAAGAGGGTTGAAAAGAAAATGGTTGGAGATGCGTAATGAATTATATGAGCTAAGTTATGAGAGTGAAGATAATATTAACGAAATATTTATAGCGCAGTCATTTGAATACTCACGAAAAATAAACTTACGACACAAAAAAGAACTTGTGAATGACCTTTTAGAAATATTTGATAGAAAGACTGAAACAGGTAAGTATGACTATCTTATTTGGTTTGACTTAGACGATATAATGGAATCAAGCATATTGATATTCAAAGATTCCGAGGAGTTTAAAAGTTTTGTGAGTAGTAAAATGAATTATGATGAAGAAACTGATAACGACTTCTTTTTAAAGGTAGTAGACTCTTTTTCGTCAGCTATATATGAGATGTTATTTGATAGGTTCGATAAAAAAAATATGCATATTTTTAAAGGTGGAAATAGATCAGAAGGTTATGATAAACCGATAATGATTTATATGAAAGGTGATAAAAACAAATAA
- a CDS encoding thioredoxin family protein, translated as MRNVLLIFSLISIIFLFGCSKNSSSDIVGLVNIKESQELSVLMKKSDNAIYFVYFGRPSCPNCEVFQPRLEKISKEIKQTVYYFNTDEHRQSKDQKSVIDILDLYQIDRVPTLLMIKNGEIEEVLNDTINTDEIKKFMTPKK; from the coding sequence TTGAGGAATGTACTTTTAATATTCTCCTTAATATCTATTATATTTTTGTTCGGTTGTTCTAAAAACAGTTCGTCAGACATAGTCGGCCTAGTTAATATTAAAGAATCACAAGAATTATCTGTTTTGATGAAAAAAAGCGACAACGCTATTTATTTTGTTTATTTTGGCAGACCTAGCTGTCCTAACTGTGAAGTGTTCCAACCTAGACTAGAAAAAATTTCTAAAGAAATAAAACAAACAGTTTACTATTTCAATACCGATGAACACAGACAGAGTAAAGATCAAAAATCAGTGATTGACATATTAGATTTATATCAGATTGATAGAGTTCCCACGCTTCTAATGATCAAAAACGGAGAAATAGAAGAGGTTCTAAACGATACTATTAACACCGATGAAATAAAAAAATTTATGACCCCAAAAAAGTAA
- a CDS encoding helix-turn-helix domain-containing protein, with translation MLAKQLKSACPNKKFTQQEGADKLNISRQSISKWGNGSSMPDIANLIVLASFYKISIQDLTKENKQLKEKISRNNETIHTQQQKLANIRKVLSTSKNNDSWFLLIILLFTFVFAPLNFTILPLVFMKNKKSNQLYKLILILSFISTASTCFVFYDWLSDVFNFGGTITIE, from the coding sequence ATGTTAGCAAAACAACTTAAATCCGCATGTCCTAACAAAAAGTTCACGCAACAAGAGGGTGCAGATAAACTCAATATTTCAAGACAATCAATTTCAAAATGGGGAAATGGATCTAGCATGCCAGATATCGCTAACCTCATAGTTCTTGCTTCTTTTTATAAAATATCTATCCAAGATTTGACCAAAGAGAATAAGCAATTAAAAGAAAAAATATCTCGTAATAACGAAACCATTCATACACAGCAACAAAAATTAGCTAATATTAGAAAAGTACTTTCAACAAGCAAGAATAATGATAGTTGGTTTTTATTAATTATTCTTTTATTTACTTTTGTTTTTGCACCTTTAAATTTCACCATCTTACCTCTTGTTTTTATGAAAAATAAAAAAAGTAATCAACTGTATAAATTAATTCTTATTTTATCGTTCATTTCAACTGCTTCTACATGTTTCGTCTTTTACGATTGGCTAAGTGATGTATTTAATTTTGGCGGTACGATTACTATTGAATAG
- the rbsB gene encoding ribose ABC transporter substrate-binding protein RbsB, with protein sequence MKKLSILFIATLLLLSGCSLEAPGWAKKERKVDVKDITIGVSISTLNNPFFVSVKDGITKEAKKQGITVKIADAQNDSSKQSNDVDDLIQQGVDVLLVNPVDSAAISSAVKTANDAAIPVIAIDRSADKGKVETLVASDNREGGKMAAQYILDQLGDKAKVAELEGVPGASATRERGEGFHSLADTKLDVVEKQSADFDRTKGLNVAENVLQANSSIQAIFAQNDEMALGAVEAAKSAGKDIIIVGFDGNDDGLKAVETGKMSATIAQQPELIGKKAVESVKDVAAGKKIEALIPVELKLVTGKK encoded by the coding sequence ATGAAAAAATTAAGCATCTTATTTATCGCAACGCTATTGCTACTCAGTGGGTGTTCTTTAGAAGCACCAGGTTGGGCGAAAAAAGAACGTAAAGTTGATGTGAAAGACATCACGATAGGTGTTTCCATTTCAACCTTAAATAACCCTTTCTTTGTATCTGTTAAAGATGGTATTACTAAAGAAGCTAAAAAACAAGGCATCACAGTGAAAATAGCCGATGCACAAAATGATTCATCAAAACAAAGCAACGATGTGGATGATTTGATTCAACAAGGTGTGGATGTATTATTAGTTAATCCTGTTGATTCGGCAGCGATTTCTTCAGCAGTAAAAACAGCGAATGATGCAGCTATTCCAGTCATCGCGATTGATCGCTCGGCAGATAAAGGTAAAGTTGAGACCTTGGTTGCATCAGACAACCGTGAAGGTGGCAAGATGGCAGCTCAGTATATTCTTGATCAATTAGGCGATAAAGCGAAAGTAGCTGAATTAGAAGGTGTTCCAGGCGCTTCAGCGACACGTGAACGAGGCGAAGGGTTCCATAGCCTTGCAGATACTAAATTAGATGTTGTTGAGAAACAATCAGCTGATTTTGATCGTACGAAAGGGTTAAATGTTGCTGAAAATGTTCTGCAAGCAAATAGTAGCATTCAAGCAATTTTTGCCCAAAATGATGAAATGGCTTTAGGAGCTGTTGAAGCAGCGAAAAGTGCAGGTAAAGATATCATTATCGTTGGATTTGATGGCAATGACGATGGTTTAAAAGCCGTTGAAACAGGAAAAATGTCTGCGACTATCGCACAACAACCTGAATTGATTGGTAAAAAAGCCGTTGAATCTGTCAAAGATGTAGCAGCCGGCAAAAAAATTGAAGCATTAATACCTGTTGAATTAAAACTAGTAACAGGTAAAAAATAA
- the rbsC gene encoding ribose ABC transporter permease RbsC, with product MSVKRFGEKIVPFIGLILLVAIVAILNPAFLEPLNLLNLLRQVSINALIAFGMTFVILTGGIDLSVGSILALSSAFMAGIIVSGVDPIIAIVLACIIGAVLGAVNGLLITVGKMAPFIATLATMTIFRGLTLVYTNGNPITGLSENFLFQAFGRGYLFGIPVPAITMIVTFIILWFILNKTAFGRQTYALGGNEKAAIISGINTNKVKVMIYALTGLLAALAGAILASRLDSAQPTAGQSYELDAIAAVVLGGTSLTGGKGRIVGTLIGVLIIGTLNNGLNLLGVSSFYQMVVKGAVIVVAVLIDRKKSKA from the coding sequence ATGAGCGTCAAACGTTTTGGAGAGAAAATAGTACCATTTATCGGCTTAATATTATTAGTGGCAATTGTAGCCATTTTAAATCCGGCGTTTTTAGAGCCGTTAAACTTACTGAACTTATTGCGTCAAGTATCAATCAATGCACTCATTGCATTCGGTATGACCTTTGTTATTTTAACAGGGGGGATTGATCTATCCGTTGGTTCGATTTTGGCACTCTCAAGTGCATTTATGGCGGGAATTATTGTCAGCGGTGTTGATCCAATTATTGCGATTGTACTGGCATGTATCATCGGTGCTGTATTAGGTGCAGTCAACGGTTTATTAATTACTGTTGGAAAGATGGCACCTTTTATCGCAACATTAGCAACAATGACAATCTTCCGAGGGTTAACCCTTGTTTATACGAATGGTAATCCGATTACGGGATTGAGCGAAAATTTCTTATTCCAAGCTTTTGGACGCGGTTATCTTTTTGGTATCCCTGTTCCAGCTATTACAATGATTGTGACGTTTATTATTCTATGGTTTATCCTGAATAAAACTGCTTTTGGTCGTCAAACTTATGCGTTGGGTGGCAATGAAAAAGCAGCAATCATCTCAGGAATCAACACGAATAAAGTGAAAGTAATGATATACGCATTAACTGGTTTATTAGCAGCCTTAGCAGGTGCGATTTTAGCATCACGTTTAGACTCAGCGCAACCAACCGCAGGTCAATCATACGAATTAGATGCGATTGCAGCAGTAGTTTTAGGTGGAACGAGCTTAACGGGTGGTAAAGGTCGTATCGTCGGAACGCTGATTGGGGTACTTATTATTGGGACATTAAACAACGGTCTAAACTTATTAGGTGTGTCAAGCTTTTACCAAATGGTAGTTAAAGGTGCTGTAATTGTAGTAGCAGTACTAATCGATCGTAAAAAAAGTAAAGCGTAG
- a CDS encoding sugar ABC transporter ATP-binding protein, whose product MEITMKNIHKAFGKNEVLRGVDFELKAGEIHALMGENGAGKSTLMNILTGLHAKDQGDISVDGVKTVYKNPKEAEKVGISFIHQELNIFPNLTILENLFIGKQMSKFGLLQTKRMQQIAEEKCREIGIDLPLYKEASDCSVGQQQMAEIMKSLMTDAKVIIMDEPTAALTETETEHLFRVMEQLRQRGVSIVYISHRMEEIFKLCDRITIMRDGISVSTEAIKDTSFDDVVKKMVGRELTERYPERHPALGEVVLETNGLTKKGVFEGISFKVHAGEILGVSGLMGAGRTEIMRTLFGMDQYDSGEMKVKGKKVKFKEPQAAIKAGLGFITENRKEEGLILDFSINDNIALASIQDFSPKGVMLEKQERDFTGLLAKRLSIKMASLDLEVGALSGGNQQKVVIAKWIGIGPQVLIMDEPTRGVDVGAKREIYELMNELTERGVAIIMVSSELPEVLGMSDRIIVIHEGKVTGELSKAEATQEKIMTFATGGK is encoded by the coding sequence ATGGAAATCACGATGAAAAATATTCATAAAGCGTTTGGAAAAAATGAAGTGTTACGCGGTGTTGATTTTGAATTAAAGGCAGGTGAAATCCATGCCTTAATGGGTGAAAATGGTGCTGGTAAATCAACTTTGATGAACATACTGACAGGTTTACACGCTAAAGACCAAGGTGATATTAGTGTTGACGGCGTGAAAACAGTTTACAAAAATCCTAAAGAAGCTGAGAAAGTCGGGATTAGTTTTATTCATCAAGAATTAAATATCTTTCCGAACTTAACTATTTTAGAGAACCTTTTTATTGGTAAACAGATGAGCAAATTTGGTCTGTTACAAACCAAACGAATGCAGCAAATTGCTGAAGAAAAATGCCGTGAGATTGGGATTGATTTGCCTCTCTATAAAGAAGCGAGTGACTGCTCAGTAGGGCAACAACAAATGGCAGAAATCATGAAGAGTTTAATGACAGATGCTAAAGTGATTATTATGGATGAACCAACCGCAGCGTTAACTGAAACTGAAACAGAACATCTTTTTCGTGTAATGGAGCAATTACGTCAACGTGGGGTTTCAATCGTTTATATTTCCCATCGAATGGAAGAAATTTTCAAATTATGTGATCGTATTACTATTATGCGTGATGGTATATCTGTTAGTACTGAGGCGATTAAAGATACTTCATTTGACGATGTTGTAAAAAAAATGGTGGGTCGTGAGCTAACTGAACGATATCCTGAACGACACCCAGCATTAGGCGAGGTTGTGTTGGAAACAAACGGCTTAACTAAAAAAGGTGTGTTTGAAGGTATTTCTTTTAAAGTACATGCAGGTGAAATTCTAGGTGTTTCTGGTTTGATGGGTGCTGGTCGTACAGAAATTATGCGAACATTGTTTGGAATGGATCAGTATGATAGTGGTGAAATGAAAGTGAAAGGTAAAAAAGTCAAATTCAAAGAACCACAAGCAGCGATAAAAGCTGGTTTAGGCTTTATAACAGAAAATCGTAAAGAAGAAGGACTTATCCTCGATTTTTCTATCAATGATAATATTGCGTTGGCAAGTATTCAAGATTTTTCACCAAAAGGCGTAATGTTAGAAAAACAAGAACGCGACTTCACTGGTTTATTGGCTAAACGTTTGTCAATTAAAATGGCATCGCTTGATTTAGAAGTCGGAGCTTTGTCAGGAGGAAATCAACAAAAAGTAGTCATAGCTAAATGGATTGGAATTGGACCGCAAGTTTTAATTATGGATGAGCCAACACGAGGCGTTGATGTTGGCGCAAAACGGGAAATCTATGAACTGATGAATGAATTAACGGAACGTGGCGTAGCAATTATTATGGTATCGTCAGAACTACCCGAAGTTTTAGGAATGAGTGATCGTATCATCGTCATTCACGAAGGTAAAGTAACGGGTGAGCTGTCGAAAGCAGAAGCAACGCAAGAAAAAATAATGACATTCGCAACAGGGGGAAAATAA
- the rbsD gene encoding D-ribose pyranase, protein MKRNGTLNSEIAKTLADLGHTDTVAIGDCGLPIPIDVKKIDLALKLGTPSFIDVLTELVAEMVVEKITIATEIHTENAAMFAQIQSIVGCEIEYIEVSHEAFKEQLSTTKAVVRTGEATPYANCILHAGVNF, encoded by the coding sequence ATGAAACGAAATGGAACATTAAACAGCGAAATTGCAAAAACGTTGGCTGATTTAGGACATACAGATACCGTTGCTATTGGTGATTGTGGTTTGCCAATTCCAATTGATGTCAAAAAAATCGATTTAGCATTGAAGTTAGGTACACCAAGTTTTATTGATGTGTTAACAGAACTTGTCGCCGAAATGGTTGTTGAAAAAATAACGATTGCAACAGAAATACATACAGAAAATGCCGCAATGTTTGCACAAATACAATCAATTGTTGGCTGTGAAATAGAATACATTGAAGTGAGTCACGAGGCATTTAAAGAACAGCTCAGCACAACTAAAGCTGTTGTGAGAACGGGTGAAGCAACACCTTACGCAAATTGCATTTTACATGCAGGGGTAAACTTTTAA